A segment of the Prochlorococcus marinus XMU1412 genome:
GAATTTTTTCTATTTTAAGCAGCTAGACGATCAAGAAGTCTAGAAGCATATTCGCTTACTTCGCAAGAACCTCCCCCTATAAGTTCTACTAATTCATTTTTTCTTTGATTTTTTGTAGTTAGTTTTGCAATCGAAGTAAAAGTTATTCCATTAATTACGTTTTTATTAACTTTAAAATGAGCTAATCCACTAGCAGCTAAAAAAGGCTGATGTGTAATACATAAAACTTGTTGATTTTTAGAAATTTCATTTATCAACTCAACCAAAGAAAATAGAGATTTCCCACTTAAACCACTATCAATTTCATCTAAAAAGAAAGTATTGGGTTTTTTAGAAATACTAGATTTAATAGCTAGCAAAAATCTTGACATTTCTCCGCAAGAAATAACATTTGATAACGGAGCAAGCTTTTGATCGGGATTAGCTGAAAACAAAAAATTTATATCGTCAGTTCCATCGCTAGAAGGCTTACATTCAGAAAATTGAATTGAAAAATTTGCATTTTCTAAACCTAGATTGCTTAAAATCGACATTACTGAACTTTGTAACTGTTTAGCCACTTTTTTTCTTTCAGTAGATTGAATAACAAATAAACAATTTAAATTACTTTGTAAATTCTCAATTTGAGCTTGAATCCTACAAATATCATTATCTTGATCATTTTGTTGAAAATACGTTTTTAATTGATCACGCTTTGCAATTAATTGAGGTAAGTTTAACGAAAAAGTTCGCTCTAAGTTTTTTAAAAAAAATAATCTTTTTTGTATGCCTGGAAGATTAGATTCATAATTTTCTATTTCTTGCAAATATGACTTTAAATCAAAAATTAAATCTTCAACATCAGCATGAATATTTAATAACTTCTCTCTAAAATTTTGAATTTTTAAATCGAAATCGGCTGTTTTATTTAAAATCTTTAGTGATTGATTTATAAAAGAAGTTACTGAGGGTTCATCATGACTGAAATTATTTAAATTTTCTAATGATGATTTAATTGAATTATTAATTTCAAGATTATTTACAAGTTTATTTTCTAATAACTCTAGTTCTAAAATTTCTTCACTTGAATTTAAATCAGCTTCTTCTAAACTCTTCAACATGTGTTTAATTGCCAAGTTTTTTTCTTCTTGATTCCTAGAAAATTCTATTTTTTCATTCAATAATCTTGTTAACTTTTCACTTTCTTTCCATATACTTTTACTCCTTTCACTAGTATCTCTAAATTTTTGAGAACATAAATCATCAATAATTAGTCTTCTCTTATCTAGAGAATCAAAGATAAAAGTGTCAGATTGACCTGCAAAATCTATTAAAAATCCTCCAAGTTTTTCTAATGATTGTCTATTAAT
Coding sequences within it:
- a CDS encoding AAA family ATPase: MLIQLKIENIALIEIIEINFEKGLNIITGDSGSGKSLILDSLNALFGGTNIPLKHLIRPGKDFCVIEAIFSSSFQINNWLINNGFEITSSELQIKRKSYKKNNKILSKYSLNDLPINRQSLEKLGGFLIDFAGQSDTFIFDSLDKRRLIIDDLCSQKFRDTSERSKSIWKESEKLTRLLNEKIEFSRNQEEKNLAIKHMLKSLEEADLNSSEEILELELLENKLVNNLEINNSIKSSLENLNNFSHDEPSVTSFINQSLKILNKTADFDLKIQNFREKLLNIHADVEDLIFDLKSYLQEIENYESNLPGIQKRLFFLKNLERTFSLNLPQLIAKRDQLKTYFQQNDQDNDICRIQAQIENLQSNLNCLFVIQSTERKKVAKQLQSSVMSILSNLGLENANFSIQFSECKPSSDGTDDINFLFSANPDQKLAPLSNVISCGEMSRFLLAIKSSISKKPNTFFLDEIDSGLSGKSLFSLVELINEISKNQQVLCITHQPFLAASGLAHFKVNKNVINGITFTSIAKLTTKNQRKNELVELIGGGSCEVSEYASRLLDRLAA